In bacterium BMS3Abin14, the DNA window GGCGGTGCCCTCGACCATCCTGGCGGCGCTTTCTATGTCGTAGGCATTCAGGTCCTCAAGCTTGGTTCTGGCGATCTCCTCGACCTGGGTCTTTGTAACTTTTCCCACTTTTACCCGATTCGGTTCCCCGGAGCCCTTCTCAAGGCCTGCCGCCTTCCTGAGAAGAACGGCCGCAGGTGGTGTTTTGGTAATAAAGCTGAAAGACCGATCAGCGTAAACAGTTATCACCACGGGAATGATCATGCCTCCCTGATCCTGGGTCCTGGAATTAAACGCCTTGCAGAACTCCATGATATTAACCCCATGCTGACCCAGTGCGGGACCGACAGGAGGCGACGGGTTTGCCTGCCCGGCCGGTATCTGAAGTTTGATGAACCCGATGATTTTCTTTGCCATTTGCCGTTTCCTTCCTGACAGGTGTCAGTTTTTTTCTACCTGGAGAAACTCCAGCTCAACAGAGGTAGCCCTGCCGAAGATGGTAACGAGTACCTTGAGTTTTCCCTTCTCTTCGTTTACTTCCTTGACAATGCCGTTGAAATTGGTGAACGGGCCGTCCACAACCCTCACACTTTCACCGGCTGAGAAGATTACTTTGGGAGTGGGCCGCTCAGCTCCCTCCTCAA includes these proteins:
- the rplK gene encoding 50S ribosomal protein L11, with amino-acid sequence MAKKIIGFIKLQIPAGQANPSPPVGPALGQHGVNIMEFCKAFNSRTQDQGGMIIPVVITVYADRSFSFITKTPPAAVLLRKAAGLEKGSGEPNRVKVGKVTKTQVEEIARTKLEDLNAYDIESAARMVEGTARSMGIVVED